The Polyangium aurulentum genomic interval CAGCTCAAGCTCATCACGCGCCGCCGCGTCACCACGCACAACTCGTGGACCCACAACCTCGAGGAGTTCGTCGAGACAGACAACGGGACGAACCACTTGTACGTGCACCCCGACGATGCCGCGCGCCTCGGCCTGCGCGAGGGTGATCTCGCGGATGTGTCGACCGACGTCGCAACGGTGCGCGTGCCCGTGCGGCTCTTGGCCGATTTGATGCCGGGCACGGTTGCGCTTCCGCACGGATGGGGGCATCAGCACGCGAGCGGCCTGTCGGTCGCGCGAAAGACGCGTGGCGTGAACGTCAACTTGCTCGCGGCCGATGGCCCGGAGCGGCTCGAGCCGCTGTCGGGAATGGCGCACCTGACGGGCTTCGTCGTCTCGGTGCGACCGGCGAGCGGGCCACAAGATACAACGAGCTGGTCGGGTTTGCCGGCGGAGGAAGCATGAGCGAAGCGCGTGGGAGCAGGGCCAAGGGATTCGCGATCGTCGCGCTTGCGTACGTGGTCGCGCTCGGCGCGGGCTGGGGCGTGTATGCAGCGGTCGCGGGCCGCGTATCGCCCATCTGGGCATTTGCGGCGGCCGACGCCGCGGCGACGTTCGTCGTCTTCGTGTTCAGCGTCTTTTGCAACAACTCGAGCGTCTACGATCCGTACTGGAGCGTCGCGCCGATGGCCATCGCGCCGGCGATTGCGCTCGTCCTCGGCGGTAGCGGCGCTGTCTTGCCGCGTCAGATCGCGGTGAACGCGCTCGTGCTCGCGTGGGGCGCGCGGCTCACCTGGAACTGGGCGCGCGGCTGGGAGGGCCTCGGGCACGAGGATTTTCGTTACGTCGATCTGCGACGAACCACCGGGCGCGCCTACTGGCTCGTGAGCCTGCTCGGCCTGCACTTCATGCCCACGGTGAGCGTCTATCTCGGCTGCCTGTCGCTCTTCCCCGCGCTCGCGACGGGCACGCGCCCGCTCGGCCCGCTCGACGCCGCGGGGCTCGTGGTGGCGGCGGGCGCGATCGCGCTCGAGGCGCGCGCCGACAACGAGCTGCGCGCGTTCCGCCGCTCCAATACGATCAAGGGAAAGATCCTGGACACCGGCGTCTGGTCGTACTGCCGGCACCCGAACTACCTCGGCGAGATCGGATTCTGGTGGGGGCTATTCTTGTTTGCCCTCGCCGCCGATCCGAACGCTTGGTGGGCGTCCGTGGGGCCGCTGTGGATCACCTCGCTCTTCGCGTTCATCAGCATCCCGCTCATGGACAAACGATCGCTCGGGCGGCGGCCGGGCTATGCCGACCACATGAAGCGCATCCCCGCGCTCCTGCCGCGACTGCCGCGAAAGAGCGAGACCTAGCCGAAGGAGCTTCCGTTCGATGATCCTCGATAGATTCCATCTCACCGACAAGGTCGCGATCGTCACCGGAGGCGGACGCGGAATCGGTCGCGCGATCGCCATCGCCTATGCCGAGGCGGGGGCCGATGTCGTCGTGGCCGCGCGCCGCCCCGAGGTCCTCGAAGAGGCTGCCGCCGAGATCCGCGCCCGCGGCCGCCGCGCGCTGGCCGTCCCCACGGACGTGACGCGCGGGCCCGAGCTCGATCGGCTGATCGAGGCCACGCTCTCGTCGTTTGGCCGGCTCGAC includes:
- a CDS encoding DUF1295 domain-containing protein; translated protein: MSEARGSRAKGFAIVALAYVVALGAGWGVYAAVAGRVSPIWAFAAADAAATFVVFVFSVFCNNSSVYDPYWSVAPMAIAPAIALVLGGSGAVLPRQIAVNALVLAWGARLTWNWARGWEGLGHEDFRYVDLRRTTGRAYWLVSLLGLHFMPTVSVYLGCLSLFPALATGTRPLGPLDAAGLVVAAGAIALEARADNELRAFRRSNTIKGKILDTGVWSYCRHPNYLGEIGFWWGLFLFALAADPNAWWASVGPLWITSLFAFISIPLMDKRSLGRRPGYADHMKRIPALLPRLPRKSET